From the Coffea eugenioides isolate CCC68of chromosome 1, Ceug_1.0, whole genome shotgun sequence genome, the window TCAGACCCCGCAAGGAGAGGCCTCTCGAAAAGGGCGTAATTGAAACTCTGTACGAAAATGATTCAACCCTGAAGACATCCCTCATCCAGAAAGGTCTCTTTGTGGAAGAGGAACCAAATGAGGACTTGTACAAGATCAAATGTGATGTGGTGATCGTGGGCTCTGGTTGTGGGGGTGGGGTGGCAGCAGCAATTCTTGCAGCCTCAGGCCACAAAGTCCTTGTGCTTGAGAAAGGTCACTACTTTGTCCCAGAAGATTATTCAGGACTCGAGGGACCTTCCTTCGAGGAACTCTATCTGTCAGGGGCGAAGCTGACGACTGTCGATGGGAAAGTCTTGCTTCTGGCAGGATCAACAGTTGGGGGAGGCTCTGCTGTTAATTGGTCTGCTTCAATCAAAACTCCGGATCATGTTCTAAAAGAATGGTCAGTGGATCGAAAGATCCCATTTTATGGAACCTCTGCGTATCAATCTGCTATGGATGAAGTGTTTAAGAGGATTGGAGTAACCAAGAACTGCACGGTAGAAAGTTTTCAGAACGAAATAATAAAGCAAGGCTGCGAAAAGCTCGGTTTGGAAGCTGGACAAGTTGCCAGGAATTCTTCTGAGAATCATTATTGTGGTTCTTGTGGTTATGGTTGCAAAACTGGTGATAAGAAGGGGACTGACTCGACGTGGCTCGTCGATGCTGTAAACAACGGGGCAGTGATCCTAACAGGTTGTAAGGCAGAGAAATTTATTCTTGGAAATAACAAAAATGAGGAGATGAGAAGGAGATGCAGGGGTGTGATTGCAGCAGTTGAAGGTAGGAACATTACAAAAAGGAAGCTGCACATTGAAGCCCGGGTGACAATTTCAGCTTGTGGCTCTCTTATGACACCCCCTTTACTTGTATCCACTGGGCTGAAGAACAAAAACATCGGTCACAATCTTCACCTCCATCCAGTTCTATTTGCCTGGGGATATTTTCCGGAGTCCAAGTCgaaaataaaaggaaacagTTACGAGGGAGGAATTATTACTCGTCTGCACAAGGTGCAGACCGGAGATTCTAACAACAATTGCATCATAGAATCCGCAGCGTTGGGCCCTGGAGCCTGTGCCTCTTTGCTTCCTTGGATATCAGGGAATGACATGAAGGACCAGATGAGCAAATACGCTAGAACTGCAAGGATTTTTGCTTTAATAAGAGATGAAGGTTCAGGGGAAGTGAGAGAGGAGGGAAGGGTTACATATCATTTGAATGAGATGGATAAGGAGCATCTCAAACTCGGGCTCAGACAATGCTTGAGGATTTTAATTGCTGCAGGAGCTGTTGAAGTTGGAACTTACAGGAGCGATGGGCAGAGATTAAGATGCGATGGGATCAAGAATGAGGATGTGGAGGAGTTTCTGGACACAATTGTGGCAGATCCGGGGCCAAAGTCCGCGGCAGAGTATTGGACAATATACTGTTCTGCTCATCAGCTGAGTAGCTGCAGGATGGGATCTACTGAAGAAGATGGTGCAGTGGATGAGAATGGAGAAAGTTGGGAAGCAGAGGGCTTATTCCTATGCGATGGAAGTGTTATTCCCAGTGCAATTGGAGTTAATCCCATGATCACCATCCAATCAACCGCTTTCTGCATCTCCAAGAAAATTGCCGAGTCCCTAAAGCAAGGGAAGTTCTGTTTCGATGATTCTTCAAGGGCTTGATTACTTTAATTTAGTCCACAGTCTAACTGAGCAGGTTCACTTTTTCCTTTACCTGTATGTCTGTAGCATCAAGTTCCCAGAGGGAAATGATTGTAGTATTCACTTTCTCACCTGTATGGAAACCGCTCTGCGATTATGTAAAAGTTACTTGAGTGGGAATAAATAAAGTGGACTTCTTTAAGTTTCGACCAACCAAAAGGGAGGCCAGCAGCCTGCGGCCTGCCAAGTGTCCATTGAAGATTGCAAAATCTGCGACAAAATACTTTAGAAGAAGAAGAGCGCTCCAACTTCAATTGAATCAGGATCAGGGCATAGTGTCAAAGTATGGTTTCCAGACAGATGATACCATCACAGCCCCTCTCTGCAATATCCAGAATTAGAGTTCTAACGCTGTGCACAGGGACATGCGACTACATTGATTCATTAAGAGctcaattcaatttcaattttggaTGTATTGAAACTCCAAATCGAACAAGAATTAAAATTCCACTAAAGTTTCAAATCGAGTTTGAATTTATACATATTTATCTAGTTTAGGCTCGATTCgattcaattaattttttatatttttaatatatatatatatatatatatatagaccaCTATTGAATTCATGACATatgtataaaaatttaaattttaaatttaaattttacataattaatATTCatttaacaataataatatatacTTACACGAAATTATGCATGtattattaataaattagtaataaatattaaaaattcaAGCTTTTGAATTGAGATATATTATATCAAATCAAACTCCAACTCAAAGTTTAAGCTCGCATAGGATTCTAGTGTGAGCTCAAAATTTCGAAACGAGTTCaataggtcaaaaattcaattcGATTCGATTTATTTACAACTCTAATCCAAGGTCTTTATTTACAACTCTAATCCGAGGTCGGCAGCTTCGGCATGAGTGTAAACTTATCCCTTGTCAGTTGATATACAAACCAGGACATCTCGAAAAAATGAACCAAGCGCTTATAACCATAACAAATGTTATGTGAGCTTATTAGAAATTTTCCATAGCAAATAAAAAATCGTGCACTATTTTCATTGACAACAATGAAGAATTGTTAACGCCTCCAAGCCAACTTTCAGGGACTTGAGCTCCACCATCCAAaggggaaacaaaaaggtaaacAAAAGCAATTGAGCTTAGACAAAGGAAAACGTTAAATGGTCCCAAAGATTCAACTAGCGGGTTGCTTTCACAGCTTTCTCAGCTGCGTCGTCCAAATCTTCAGCTGTAATTAGGGTCATACCACTTTCCTGCAAATATCAACGACATGGGATATCATTTCAGTTTCCTAGTCTGTacttttattcatttttgaaACTCAGGAATCTTGATGTTCTTGGGTCAAGATTCAACTTGTATTAGTTTACCTTGAGAATCCTCTTCCCTTGTTCAACATTAGTACCCTCGAGACGAACAACTACAGGTACTTTCAATTGAACCTTCAAACAAAagccaaaaaaatatataattaaaaccTATTACAATGATGTCAAAAAACTCCTTAAAGATACCAGGAAAGCCATTAATAGTAGTAAAACAAATATTTCACAGCCTGTTACTTGAGAAAGGGGAAGGCCAATTAAAACAACAATCATCTGCCATGAAAGACAGAAACAGTTCCAGAAGCAGAAATTCAATATGATGCAATAGGTTGATAAATGAATGTCAAGCGTATCATGACAAACCTCCTTAGCAGCATTTACAATCCCACTAGCTATTACGTCACATTTCATGATGCCTCCAAAAATGTTTACCAGGATTGCTTTCACCTTGTCATCcgaagtcaaaattttgaaagcCTCCACAACCTACTCAACAACAATGGATACTGTCTAAGACATCTTGTTTATCAAACAACAAATTACTTTGTCATATAATCCTTTGAACAGGTCTGTTCTTTTCTATGATTCCCTTTCCACAAGTTAAGTTGGATGATACAATAAAAACCCTACATCTGCTGTTACCATATCAAATTGAAAATCAGATCTACCTGGCCTTCAGAAGCATTCCCACCAACATCAAGGAAATTGGCAGGAGTTCCTCCATGGTATTTAATTATGTCCATCGTAGCCATAGCTAGTCCTGCACCATTCACCATGCAACCAATTTCTCCATCCAAACCAATGTAATTCAAGTCCGCTTTTGCAGCATCAACCTGCGAGGATCGCATCattaaattaataaataataaattaatGTTTCAGCACCCGTGATGGTACGTAGACAGTTTGATCACATGAATTACAACAATTACCTCACGAGGATCTTCTTGTGTGGGGTCACGAAGATCAAATATCTCCTTTTGACGGTATGCAGCATTATCATCAAAGTTGAGCTTTGCATCAGCAGCTACCAATTTGTTATCAGACGTCTCAGCAAGTGGAttaatctgtccaaaagtaaGGAGATCAATGATAGAATTGCAAACAGGAAAAATTCACCTAGTCCTTTCTTGAAACTTAAGATATTGGATATTGATGGCAACAAAAGGATTGTGAAGCAACTTAAAGATATTACAGAAAATTCTCACTTCCAACAGTGTGCAGTCACATTTACAGAAAAGTTCATATAACTTCTTCACTTGCTCAATTGAATCATTTCTATCAGCTGCTTTGGGAGCCAAACCATCAACAACTTTGGCAGCATCCTCATCCGTGATTCCTTTAAATACATCAATAGGTACCTGAGGCAAAACCAAGCCACAGAAACTTCTAttacaatttaaaaaataagtAAATGGGCAAAAATGGATTGCAGTTGGCATGCTTTCCACTCAATATGCTGCAAGCAACTGGTGAAAAGACAACCTTTATAATCATGTCAGGAAACTTTTCTGCAAGGTCTTCAATACTTGTTCCTCCCTTGCTACAGGCAATAATAAGCTGCAAAATGAAAACGCAACACAAGAATATCAACTCAGGGTTCACCAACTACACCAAATGTGATCACTAGGAGTAGAAATTTTTACGTAGTTTTAATCCTGAAAATGATAATCTCAATTTATTACTGTCTCACGCATTCATTGGATACACATCGCAAAGTCAAATGCTCAAACACCGCATACTGATTCCATCGACGAGGAGAAAGGCCCAAATATAAATTATTCCAAGGTGAAATTAGGGACCAAACTGCTCACATTTAGATAACTACAAGATGCATAATAGGATTCATGAATCCTATTCGCAAAGGGTACTCAACAAGGCTTTTCGTAAAGAGTACTCAAGTAAGGCATCTAGTGGGAACAAGCAAACTTCGGTCATTAGTACTGTGGCAAAGATCTAACAGAAGACCAAACTTGTGCTTCACATTTATAAAACccgtacttttttttttttgcatcaaCACTTTTATTATAAAGCAACTTCATATAAATAGACATCCAAGCTACTGAAAAAAGCACACTCGATGCTTATCCATAAAACAATTGCATGTTAGGCATACTATTTAGGACTCTGGAAATTTTGAACAGAATCCTAGTACCATCATAAGCTTGGATCGGCAGAAAATTCAGTACAACACTCGTGATACATTTTAATGCACCAGTCTAGAGATATCAAGAGATCACATCCAGTTCCATATCTAATCTGAAGCGCAACATGTGAAAGCATAAATGCAGAAACATGAGTAGCCATCCATTCCTCATCGAGATCCAATTGGCCAATTAAAATAATCGCATACCATCTGGATATCAAAATTCACCCATTTTCAGATATAGA encodes:
- the LOC113779617 gene encoding long-chain-alcohol oxidase FAO2, with translation MEGKESHHRHHPLLTRARRGGGGYGHGFSPSQIQALSAVCEAFLPSLSPPSDAISHSQGDPQLHNEAALEYYYKASGSQSPFPDEVAEILVKRGLPEGLSVVKLVLKLLSTRLGTLLVCGLICLNWKWPFVHKFSELPVKKRETILQKWSTETFLIPLRIVFLMIKIMCCYVFFSWTDENYKSRTLDAIGYNTDAREDKIRPRKERPLEKGVIETLYENDSTLKTSLIQKGLFVEEEPNEDLYKIKCDVVIVGSGCGGGVAAAILAASGHKVLVLEKGHYFVPEDYSGLEGPSFEELYLSGAKLTTVDGKVLLLAGSTVGGGSAVNWSASIKTPDHVLKEWSVDRKIPFYGTSAYQSAMDEVFKRIGVTKNCTVESFQNEIIKQGCEKLGLEAGQVARNSSENHYCGSCGYGCKTGDKKGTDSTWLVDAVNNGAVILTGCKAEKFILGNNKNEEMRRRCRGVIAAVEGRNITKRKLHIEARVTISACGSLMTPPLLVSTGLKNKNIGHNLHLHPVLFAWGYFPESKSKIKGNSYEGGIITRLHKVQTGDSNNNCIIESAALGPGACASLLPWISGNDMKDQMSKYARTARIFALIRDEGSGEVREEGRVTYHLNEMDKEHLKLGLRQCLRILIAAGAVEVGTYRSDGQRLRCDGIKNEDVEEFLDTIVADPGPKSAAEYWTIYCSAHQLSSCRMGSTEEDGAVDENGESWEAEGLFLCDGSVIPSAIGVNPMITIQSTAFCISKKIAESLKQGKFCFDDSSRA
- the LOC113764754 gene encoding succinate--CoA ligase [ADP-forming] subunit beta, mitochondrial; the encoded protein is MVRGLLGKLASRSLSVAGKWQQQQLRRLNIHEYQGAELMGKYGINVPKGVAVASVEDISKTIKSVFPDKDEIVVKSQVLAGGRGLGTFKNGFKGGVHIVKSDQVEDIAGKMLGQILVTKQTGPQGKIVSKVYLCEKLSLVNEMYFSIILDRASAGPLIIACSKGGTSIEDLAEKFPDMIIKVPIDVFKGITDEDAAKVVDGLAPKAADRNDSIEQVKKLYELFCKCDCTLLEINPLAETSDNKLVAADAKLNFDDNAAYRQKEIFDLRDPTQEDPREVDAAKADLNYIGLDGEIGCMVNGAGLAMATMDIIKYHGGTPANFLDVGGNASEGQVVEAFKILTSDDKVKAILVNIFGGIMKCDVIASGIVNAAKEVQLKVPVVVRLEGTNVEQGKRILKESGMTLITAEDLDDAAEKAVKATR